The DNA sequence tagttttcctaaattttcacacaaaataaaataaacaattcaactttttcaaatcttaaaacaataataatattaaaaatatatattataacaatattttattcaatttttaacttttatcttaattcatcttgtcttatctgtgaaaacaaacgaggctaatTAATGCCAATGAAGTTAGAAAATGGctaatgttataaaaaaatatattgcattggattaaataaattatcataAGAATAACTTTGATCTACAGTAACTTGGGATCTGGTGAGTTATTGTAGTTCAATCAAAGAGTCGTGCTACACCCACCAAAGATGGGTCCCAATAAGGCCATttggcctttttatttttttcattcatttgtttttatatccttacacattttttaaaaatttacagcttcatttaaaaatattttcttaatcattaagtaaaaataaaaataaaaatttgtctGGACAACTAACATTTTTGTttggggtgggcagcggggcccctcACTGTGTTGCCTCGCCCCCATTCACCCCACCtcacacttatatattttattatataaatatatatttatactatacatttataaatatttattatttgtactatatataaatatagtaatatgtattaagtataatgcttacttaatattttgtataagttgtAGTTTAGTAGGGTGACCCTTTTATTGATTAACAATACAATACAAGAGTATCACATTGTTTAAGTATAAAGCTTGTATTATGAAGgtaatctataaaaatatcaccctactacactacaatttacacaaaatatacactaaaagtttttaaattatagttatatttacaaatttaaatttacaatttggataaaaaaatgtgtttttattacttttgtatccagaaataatttttggaTCTAATGGACTGTAATCTATTATTGAAGTGGGCGAGACCGAGACGGATTGAGAGTCAGCTTTGCCTCTCAGCATGTGGGGACGGGgatgaaaaccccacccccgaCCCATGCGGGTGGGGGGCGGGAAAGGTGCTGCCCGCGCCATACAGTGCGGGGAAGCCCCCCCCGGTAGTGTATGGTGCCGGCAGCACCCCTAAATTTTTCATTCAACcaaatactattttattattactctCATCCAgaaacactctctctctcttctcttgatTTTTCCGCTTATGTTTTCCACTTAAATAGTTGTTTTCCGTCGGTTTCTTGCTCCattgtttccttttctctcatttcccccCTCATCTCGTAGCATCTCTGTTTCCCCCTCGATTTCTTTCTTGGCCAACGTCTCCCTCGATTTTCCTATGTCTCGGTTTCCTTATCTCGGTTCCCCCAACAAATTGAAACAAATGAACCTAGAATGCATCCCACATATTCATGTAGGGGTGCTACTCACCCTTTATGGCGGGGCTGCCCCTTCCTCGCACCCCACCCCACATGGGGCGGgaggtggggttttcacccctgTCCCTTGCCCCGGTGGGCAGGGTGCAGGGAGGATTCCCAATCCCCCCCGCCTCCGTCTACTTAAAAAAACTCTACATTTTacttggtttaaaaattatttttaactctaaaattaattaaaaatatatttatagacccaaattataaatttaaaatttttaaatatgactataatttaaaaattatgtaattttaaaatttgctaATCCATATTTAGTGTAAATtatagtgtattagtttttaaactatatagtttttaaatttgtcagtacatattttgtgaacaagtctaataaattgtaatatatatttatatatacacaatttataaaatataagtggGGGTAGGGTTGGGCCCTCTCTCGCTAGGGGCCCTAGATGCGGAATGGGGGCCCTGCCCCTGCAAGGGCGGAGCTGGGTTGCCCGCCCTGCCATGCAGGGGGGCGGGAGCGGGGCTAGGGGTGTAtattcaaaccggaaaaccgatCCGGACCGATTTTGAATCGGTCCGGTCAGGAActggttcttagaatgtgaaaaccggccggttccggttttaggatttttcggacAAACCGGAcctattgataaaaaatatatataaaaaataatatttgtattattgtatatataacttttatacataatattatatatatattaatatatataagttttatatattatgtataattataaatttttatctgaaatttttatatataatatatataattatatatattcatatatgaaataatttcttattataatttataaaatgttaatactaaatcactaaaaatttataactaatattaatagtctaatatagactaatgactatagttatacttataattaatactacaagtttttactaaaagtttataactaatactaatattaaatatatagtttgtaactaatactaatatataacttataactatagcaatagtctaatattaatactattatatagtctaatatattaataaaagtataaaacatttttttttaaatcaattttttttttataaacaaatttttaatgacaaattgtgaaacttatattttaaaaaaatcgaaaaatcggattGGACCGGATTGGAAAccggaagtactggtttaggagggtaactggtgcgtaatcgattttgaaaaatataaaaccgatACATATCGGttcgatcctaaattttatttaaaatcggATCGATTACGCCCCTAGGCGGGCCGGACTGGGGCAGAGCACCCCGCTGCTCACCCCTATGTCCATGTTCCAAATACCAAACAAATGGGTGGCCCCATTTTCAATATACAAATGAATTGACTAATATGCCCCTCAACATCTCCCAAATAGACGTCCaacattttgtatattttggtaAAATTGGAAGCTGGGTTGGCCTTGTTGTCCCATGTGCGCGAAACAAAGCCCATAGAGCCAGACCTGGACAAAAAAGTTAGCACAAGAACTCTGACTCCCCAAAACCTAGCTCGAGGTAACCTTACCTCTGTTCAGCTGATCTTATTGCTATTGATTTGCTAACTTGATGCCAGTTTTTTCGTCAATGTTGGAAACAAGAACAATGGAATCTAGTAAAAATGTTGCATATAATCTTTGTTTCAATATATTAGTTGAATCTTCGTTGTTTTTCGCATATCCTTATTGCAactgttgatatttttttctaggttttttttgtttcattggtATAGCTCTCTTGAGGTCTCATCACTCTTAAGGTATACAATAAAACTCCTTTTCAGGCTGTTAGAAGTGATTCAAGAAGTTTGCAGTGAGCATAGGTATTACCGAGAAATTTTCTGCTGTTGCAGTAGGCTATTGGTGAATCGTTTCTCCGTTTGAAATCTTGCAAAGAATGGTTGGGAAACATTTGGTTCAGGTCTCCACATGCCCAACAGTGCTGTCTTCATCATTAATTACCCTCCCGCATGGTTCTTCAAATTGCTTGCCTTGTCTTCCCTCAAGACCACGAATGAAATTCACAAGGGTAAGAGCTATGTCTTCTGATGCAGCACATAGCCAGCCATCCTCTTCTTCAGATAAAAAGAATCCACTTGCAGTTGTTTTGGACGTTCCTAGAAATATTTGGAGGCAAACATTACGGCCTCTGagtgattttgggtttggccGAAGGAGCATTTGGGAAGGTGGGGTTGGGTTGTTTTTAGTGTCTGGTACAGTTCTTTTGGCACTCAGCTTGGCTTGGTTGAGGGGGTTCCAAATCCGATCCAAATTCAGGAAGTACTTGGCTGTTTTTGAATTTTCCCAGGCTAGTGGTATTTGCACAGGAACACCGGTGAGGATTAGGGGCGTAACTGTGGGCAATGTCATCGGTGTTAATCCATCCTTGAAAAGTATTGAAGCAGTTGTTGAGGTTTGTATCAATGCCATTTTCTTGTTATGAATATGTAATTTTCCTCTGTTTCCATCTTACAATTAAATCGGTGATGTGGTCCAGATTtctatttatcttattttattttgtaggttgaagatgataaaatttttattcctCGAAATTCACTGGTTGAAGTGAACCAGTCAGGTCTTCTCATGGAAACTATGATTGATATTACACCTCGAGATCCAATCCCAACACCTTCAGTGGGGCCTCTTGACCCAGAATGTGTTAAAGAGGGtcttattttatgtgagaggcAAAAGATGAAGGGATATCAAGGAGTAAGTTTGGATGCATTAGTTGGGATATTTACCCGTCTAGGACGGGAAGTGGAGGAAATTGGTGTTGCCAATACTTATTTGCTTGCTGAACGAGTATCTTTAGTTATTGAGGAGGCAAAGCCACTGCTTACAAAGGTGTGATGTGCCCTTGTGATTTTATGTTCAATTTATGTGTGCCTATTCTTATGCATAAATCTTTGAATTGGGTAACCATATCCTGTTGAAAATGTCAACCAGGTTTATACTTTAGAAATAACCAAGTAGATATTCGATTATTTTAAGCCATATGCATTTATTCCTGCACTATCATTTTTTAGCAAAAACTGAATTCCTCTGGAAGCTTTCCTTGTTAATTTGTCGCAACTTAATATGATGTTTGTGGAAGAGGCAGGATTCAAACCTACGTAGAAAAACTTCAGCAGATTACAGTTTGTTGCTTTTGACCACTCCGCCACTCTCCCCTTCCTGGGCTGAGCCCCCCTCAATCGATGGGTTCTAAGAAGGATTCACATGTGTATAAATTTTGCTGTTGCAAGAATGTGGCTGATGCCTTTTTTGCAGTTGGtttaaatccaaaaagaaaaaatcttccaaattttttttttatgagtaaaaaaagaaatccaaattAAATGTAAGAAATTCATTTAGTCATGATATATGCTgggaaaaaattcaaattttatgtatGAAGTTCATCTAGGAAGTTTCTTTAactacaatttttaaattagatgcAAACCCATTAGGTGGTGTGCCatgttttcaaagttttgacTTGGAGAAATATGAGTTCTCAGTTGACATTATTGGTCAGAGTAGGTCCCATGGATATTTAAATCCTTTTGATCTGCTTTCACTTTAAATTAACATGGATTTGAGCATACATTTTCCTCCTAAACCAACATCCAAATTTGCTGGAAGCGGCTCCATGTCATTGGGTCAGAGAGAACCACATCATGTCATAGTTTCCCCATACCTCAGATAAATAgataatgtaattttaaaagGTGCCAAAGATACATGTAAATGCTATGTAAATGGGgttatattgaattttttctaGATACATAATGTATTCTCATGCAGAGTTATttgatttgttgtagtgatgtCTCAGATCAAAGCCATGGCTGATGATGTTCAACCTTTACTGGCTGAAGTTCGTGACAGTGGTCTGCTAAAGGAAGTTGAGAATCTTACTAGAAGCCTTACACAAGCTGCTGAGGATCTAAGGTGAATTGTCACAACCTCTGCTTGCCATAACTTGAAGTGAGCATAGTTGCAAGGTTTGATATCACATCATTGCATCTTACAAGGTGTCAACTGTCAGTGCCTCTCCACACCCTCCGCCCTTCCCCAAACACACCACACAcaaggagggagagaggagggaggggggagagagGGACAGATCTTGCCTCATGAGCTCAACACCTTCATCACACACCGTTGCATCTTACAAGGTGTCAACTGTCAGTGCCTCTCCACACCCTCCGCCCTTCCCCAAACACACCGCACAcaaggagggagagaggagggaggggggagagagagagagagatcttgcCTCGTGAGCTCAACACCTTCATCACTTTCTTTAGCATGATTCCACTTGTCATGCTAGTACATGATTCATAGATTTTATGATAAAGTCGTCAGTTGAAGTCAGGTtcgaaaatgagataaaattccATTCTGGATTAAACCATGCTTATGCCTCAAAAGAGACGCTTTTTTCAGTCGCTTTTTTGCTCTCATCATGCTATTGCTGCCACGAAAAATTTCATGAAGTGATGACCCTCAAGAAAACAAAGAGTTTAACTATGGTAACTCACCCTACTTCACATATTAGAAGATCAATCAGCTACACAG is a window from the Juglans regia cultivar Chandler chromosome 7, Walnut 2.0, whole genome shotgun sequence genome containing:
- the LOC108985313 gene encoding protein TRIGALACTOSYLDIACYLGLYCEROL 2, chloroplastic-like encodes the protein MVGKHLVQVSTCPTVLSSSLITLPHGSSNCLPCLPSRPRMKFTRVRAMSSDAAHSQPSSSSDKKNPLAVVLDVPRNIWRQTLRPLSDFGFGRRSIWEGGVGLFLVSGTVLLALSLAWLRGFQIRSKFRKYLAVFEFSQASGICTGTPVRIRGVTVGNVIGVNPSLKSIEAVVEVEDDKIFIPRNSLVEVNQSGLLMETMIDITPRDPIPTPSVGPLDPECVKEGLILCERQKMKGYQGVSLDALVGIFTRLGREVEEIGVANTYLLAERVSLVIEEAKPLLTKIKAMADDVQPLLAEVRDSGLLKEVENLTRSLTQAAEDLRRVNSSIMTPENTELIQKSIYTLIFTLKNVENISSDVLGFTGDEATRRNLKLLIKSLSRLL